Proteins from a genomic interval of uncultured Flavobacterium sp.:
- a CDS encoding ADP-ribosylation/crystallin J1, producing METTKLYRPVGLKEMELIAETEYKLFPPRLDWQPIFYPVTNQEYAEQIALEWNTVDEFSGFIGIVTAFEVKTAFLEKYEVQNVGSKNHNELWIPSEDLAEFNDNIVEGIEVVNVYFTDRSFVSENVELRDKLNRFKK from the coding sequence ATGGAAACAACAAAATTATATCGTCCGGTAGGATTGAAAGAAATGGAACTGATAGCGGAGACAGAATATAAGTTGTTTCCTCCAAGATTAGATTGGCAACCTATTTTTTATCCGGTAACAAATCAGGAATATGCTGAACAAATTGCTTTAGAATGGAATACGGTTGATGAATTTTCCGGATTTATTGGAATCGTCACTGCTTTTGAAGTAAAAACAGCCTTTTTAGAAAAATATGAAGTTCAAAATGTTGGAAGTAAAAATCATAATGAACTTTGGATTCCATCTGAAGATTTAGCAGAGTTTAATGACAACATAGTTGAAGGGATAGAAGTTGTGAATGTTTATTTTACAGACCGTTCTTTCGTAAGTGAGAATG
- a CDS encoding NADAR family protein, translating to MKYTIENIDPESKFLFFWGHQPDKEGIITKTCFSQWWLSSFEVDKVVYKTAEHWMMAKKAELFKDDEVLKKILLAKSPAEAKKFGREVKNYNETLWLAARFEIVKEGNYHKFSQNAELKTFLLNTKDRVIVEASPVDAIWGIGMASDHTDVLNPKKWKGLNLLGFALMEVRDELE from the coding sequence ATGAAATATACTATAGAAAATATAGATCCGGAAAGTAAGTTTTTATTTTTCTGGGGACATCAACCCGATAAAGAAGGGATTATTACCAAAACCTGCTTTAGCCAGTGGTGGTTGAGTTCATTTGAAGTGGATAAAGTAGTTTACAAAACGGCTGAACATTGGATGATGGCCAAGAAAGCCGAATTGTTTAAAGATGATGAAGTTTTGAAGAAGATCCTTCTGGCAAAATCTCCTGCAGAAGCCAAAAAGTTTGGAAGAGAAGTAAAGAATTATAATGAAACCCTTTGGTTAGCGGCTAGATTTGAAATTGTGAAAGAAGGGAATTATCATAAATTCAGTCAGAATGCGGAGTTAAAAACTTTTTTACTAAATACAAAAGACAGAGTTATAGTAGAAGCGAGTCCGGTCGATGCAATTTGGGGAATCGGTATGGCAAGTGATCATACGGATGTTCTGAATCCGAAGAAGTGGAAAGGCTTGAATCTTTTGGGATTTGCTTTGATGGAAGTTAGGGATGAATTGGAATAA